One genomic region from Cyclopterus lumpus isolate fCycLum1 chromosome 20, fCycLum1.pri, whole genome shotgun sequence encodes:
- the gemin6 gene encoding gem-associated protein 6, translating to MQRDWPLLGPLQWMRYVNKQVKVKTGKDEERRGWLLTVDPVSASLVLVNFGEEGRASVQVVMGHAVEEVEVLQEADEETTERLQTSFLPPETRSLDPAELRRRKGVVRRWLEKNRLPVEEEGDELKVAGVLTITAPYGPEDCCSSNQIILDRIQKLLQNRTRVQPDHPETDPA from the coding sequence ATGCAGCGCGACTGGCCCCTGTTGGGTCCGCTGCAGTGGATGCGTTACGTCAACAAGCAGGTGAAGGTGAAGACGGGAAAAGATGAGGAGCGCCGCGGCTGGCTGCTCACCGTGGACCCGGTGTCCGCCAGCCTGGTCCTGGTGAACTTCGGGGAGGAGGGCAGGGCGTCGGTGCAGGTGGTGATGGGCCACgccgtggaggaggtggaggtccTGCAGGAGGCCGACGAGGAGACCACGGAGCGTCTCCAgacctccttcctccccccggAGACCCGCAGCCTGGACCCGGCGGAGCTGAGGAGAAGGAAAGGGGTCGTCCGGAGGTGGTTGGAGAAGAACCGGCTcccggtggaggaggaaggggacgAGCTGAAGGTGGCGGGGGTCCTGACCATCACGGCCCCGTACGGACCCGAAGACTGCTGCAGCTCCAACCAGATCATCCTGGACCGCATCCAGAAATTGCTCCAGAATCGGACCCGGGTTCAACCGGATCACCCAGAAACCGATCCGGCCTGA
- the LOC117749785 gene encoding uncharacterized protein LOC117749785 isoform X2 codes for MESSSGASQCPAASAMLRGRRTVEVTSEVSGHDGVALTTGVKASNVCKSGLFDFSRATAVAQTQTASTKPEAGAPKGTVLHLPRVCLQVACRRLSDGSQAASLKGQYPPPSLTFEGTVRWASADPRSSFSVHASIAHNDTMQHAVWGRPGSGAPNYHLGTARRTRILHAAEILPQEQKCIGPPMLQVTKTQCSQKGKGQNESFP; via the exons ATGGAGTCATCCTCCGGTGCCTCTCAGTGCCCAGCTGCATCAGCAATG CTCCGTGGTAGGAGAACCGTGGAGGTGACAAGTGAGGTGTCCGGCCATGACGGGGTCGCGCTGACGACGGGGGTTAAAGCGTCCAACGT GTGCAAAAGTGGACTTTTTGATTTCTCACGAGCGACCGCTGTAGCACAAACGCAGACGGCGAGCACAAAGCCCGAGGCCGGTGCGCCG AAGGGGACTGTGCTTCATCTTCCCCGCGTCTGCCTCCAGGTAGCATGCAGGCGGCTGAGTGACGGGAGCCAGGCGGCCTCTCTCAAGGGCCAAT ATCCTCCGCCATCACTCACATTCGAAGGGACCGTACGTTGGGCGAGCGCTGACCCCAGGAGCAGCTTTTCAGTGCACGCCTCCATCGCC CACAATGACACCATGCAGCACGCCGTCTGGGGGAGGCCGGGAAGCGGCGCCCCGAACTACCACCTGGGCACGGCGAGGCGGACCAGAATCCTGCACGCCGCCGAGATCTTACCACAGGAGCAAAAGTGTATTGGCCCGCCAATGTTACAGGTGACAAAAACCCAGTGTTCCCAGAAGGGGAAAGGACAAAACGAAAGCTTTCCGTAA
- the LOC117749785 gene encoding uncharacterized protein LOC117749785 isoform X1 — protein sequence MESSSGASQCPAASAMLRGRRTVEVTSEVSGHDGVALTTGVKASNVCKSGLFDFSRATAVAQTQTASTKPEAGAPKGTVLHLPRVCLQVACRRLSDGSQAASLKGQYPPPSLTFEGTVRWASADPRSSFSVHASIAGKASVTAAQQHGAQRLNRKSNITREGSKNQYYRDLCLQVEERKQLMERERSRNVVDEQKHNDTMQHAVWGRPGSGAPNYHLGTARRTRILHAAEILPQEQKCIGPPMLQVTKTQCSQKGKGQNESFP from the exons ATGGAGTCATCCTCCGGTGCCTCTCAGTGCCCAGCTGCATCAGCAATG CTCCGTGGTAGGAGAACCGTGGAGGTGACAAGTGAGGTGTCCGGCCATGACGGGGTCGCGCTGACGACGGGGGTTAAAGCGTCCAACGT GTGCAAAAGTGGACTTTTTGATTTCTCACGAGCGACCGCTGTAGCACAAACGCAGACGGCGAGCACAAAGCCCGAGGCCGGTGCGCCG AAGGGGACTGTGCTTCATCTTCCCCGCGTCTGCCTCCAGGTAGCATGCAGGCGGCTGAGTGACGGGAGCCAGGCGGCCTCTCTCAAGGGCCAAT ATCCTCCGCCATCACTCACATTCGAAGGGACCGTACGTTGGGCGAGCGCTGACCCCAGGAGCAGCTTTTCAGTGCACGCCTCCATCGCC GGAAAAGCTTCAGTCACAGCTGCTCAACAGCATGGAGCACAAAGGTTGAACAGGAAGTCCAACATCACCAGAGAG ggAAGCAAAAACCAGTATTACAGAGACCTTTGCCTGCAGGTAGAAGAGAGGAAACAACTGATGGAAAGGGAGAGAAGTAGAAATGTTGTTGACGAGCAAAAG CACAATGACACCATGCAGCACGCCGTCTGGGGGAGGCCGGGAAGCGGCGCCCCGAACTACCACCTGGGCACGGCGAGGCGGACCAGAATCCTGCACGCCGCCGAGATCTTACCACAGGAGCAAAAGTGTATTGGCCCGCCAATGTTACAGGTGACAAAAACCCAGTGTTCCCAGAAGGGGAAAGGACAAAACGAAAGCTTTCCGTAA
- the anxa13 gene encoding annexin A13, protein MGNCQPTIVHYEDFDVVADIKAIRKACKGFGTDEQAIIDILANRSAAQRQEIKYAYFDKYDDELVDVLKKELSGNFENAVLAMLDPPVVFAVKELRKAMKGAGTDEDVLVEILCTATNADIAMFKECYFQVHERDLEADIEGDTSGDVRNLLMALLEGNRDESYEVDEQLAEEDATCLFEAGEGSFGTDESTFNFVLASRNYLQLQATFKIYEQLSGTEILDAIENETSGTLKKCYVALVRVAKNPQLYFARRLNDAMAGAGTDEDTLIRIIVCRSEYDLETIKDLYLEKYDVSLKEALKDECGGDFKRLLLGICH, encoded by the exons ATGGGCAACTGTCAA CCCACCATCGTGCACTACGAGGACTTTGACGTCGTCGCTGACATCAAGGCCATCCGCAAAGCCTGCAAAGGGTTCG GAACTGATGAGCAGGCCATCATCGACATCCTGGCAAACCGCAGCGCCGCTCAGCGCCAGGAAATTAAATACGCCTATTTTGACAAGTACGATGAT GAGTTGGTGGACGTGTTGAAGAAAGAGTTGTCGGGGAACTTCGAGAACGCCGTCCTCGCCATGCTTGACCCGCCCGTCGTCTTCGCCgtgaaggagctgaggaagGCCATGAAGGGAGCGGGCACCGACGAAGACGTCCTGGTGGAGATCCTCTGCACCGCCACCAACGCT GACATCGCCATGTTCAAGGAATGCTACTTTCAAG TGCACGAACGTGATCTTGAAGCCGACATCGAGGGTGACACAAGCGGGGATGTGAGGAACCTGCTCATGGCTCTATTGGAG GGCAACAGAGACGAGAGTTACGAGGTGGACGAGCAGCTTGCCGAGGAAGATGCCACCTGCCTGTTCGAG GCGGGCGAGGGCAGTTTCGGAACGGACGAGTCCACGTTCAACTTCGTCCTGGCCTCCAGAAATTACCTGCAGCTCCAAGCCACCTTCAAGATATATGAGCAG CTCTCCGGAACCGAGATCCTGGACGCCATTGAGAACGAGACTTCTGGCACGCTGAAGAAATGCTACGTCGCTCTTG TGAGAGTGGCTAAGAACCCTCAGCTCTACTTCGCCCGGCGGCTGAACGACGCCATGGCGGGAGCGGGCACCGACGAGGACACCCTCATTCGCATCATCGTGTGTCGCTCCGAG TACGATTTGGAGACCATCAAAGACCTGTACCTGGAGAAATACGACGTGTCCCTGAAGGAGGCCCTGAAGGACGAGTGCGGCGGGGACTTTAAACGCCTCCTCCTGGGTATCTGCCACTGA